Proteins encoded within one genomic window of Fusobacterium sp. DD2:
- a CDS encoding PC4/YdbC family ssDNA-binding protein produces the protein MAEIKFDIEEHLGIIGESSKGWTKEVNVISWNSRKPKIDIRDWDEEHVKMGKGITLTKEELIKLRDLLNSIDIEKLDL, from the coding sequence ATGGCAGAGATTAAATTTGATATAGAAGAGCATTTAGGAATAATTGGAGAATCATCAAAGGGATGGACTAAAGAGGTAAATGTCATATCATGGAATTCCAGAAAACCTAAGATAGATATTCGTGACTGGGATGAAGAACATGTTAAGATGGGAAAGGGAATCACCCTTACTAAGGAGGAACTTATAAAACTTAGAGACCTTTTAAACTCAATAGATATTGAAAAATTGGATTTATAA
- a CDS encoding L-serine ammonia-lyase, iron-sulfur-dependent, subunit alpha: protein MENTTEKIVKILQEELVPAEGCTEPIAIAYAASKLVEVLGHVPEKVDAYLSGNIIKNVKSVKIPRSNGMVGIEAAIAMGAILGDCSQELMVIAHANTNRLDEVQKYLDEKRIKVMVNEGDVKLYIRLEGTYEDEKASVEIQNYHTNITKIVKNGKEIKGMSCDEVCNEDTMTDRTFLSVDLIYEMAKTIDLALIQPYFERVIEYNSAIANEGLKNTYGIAIGKTIKEGMEEGVYGKDLRNKMASFASAGSDARMNGCSLPVVTTSGSGNQGMTCSLPVIKFCEEKNLSHEELIRGLFFSHMTTIHIKTNIGRLSAYCGAICASAGVSGAISFLSGLSLPQIKYAIETTLGTLSGVICDGAKSSCATKIASGISAAFDGYYAASKNRKFEFGEGIVGRDVESTIKNVGTLGQDGMKVTDEVILDIMVKNV from the coding sequence ATGGAAAATACTACAGAAAAAATTGTTAAAATCTTACAAGAGGAATTAGTACCTGCAGAAGGATGTACAGAGCCTATAGCTATTGCATATGCTGCAAGTAAACTAGTTGAAGTATTAGGACACGTACCTGAAAAAGTTGATGCATATTTATCTGGAAATATTATAAAAAATGTTAAAAGTGTAAAAATACCTAGATCAAATGGAATGGTTGGTATAGAAGCAGCTATCGCTATGGGAGCTATCTTAGGAGATTGTTCTCAAGAACTTATGGTAATTGCTCATGCTAATACAAACCGTTTAGATGAGGTTCAAAAATATTTAGATGAAAAAAGAATAAAAGTTATGGTAAATGAGGGAGATGTAAAATTATACATTAGACTTGAAGGAACTTACGAAGATGAAAAAGCTTCAGTTGAAATCCAAAACTACCATACAAATATTACAAAAATAGTTAAAAATGGAAAAGAGATAAAAGGAATGTCTTGTGATGAAGTTTGCAATGAAGACACTATGACTGACAGAACTTTCCTATCTGTAGACCTTATATATGAAATGGCTAAAACAATTGATTTAGCTTTAATCCAACCTTATTTTGAAAGAGTAATAGAATATAACTCAGCTATTGCTAATGAAGGACTTAAAAACACTTATGGAATTGCTATTGGTAAGACTATAAAAGAGGGTATGGAAGAAGGAGTTTACGGAAAAGACTTAAGAAATAAAATGGCAAGTTTTGCAAGTGCTGGTAGTGATGCTAGAATGAACGGATGTTCTTTACCAGTTGTAACTACTAGTGGAAGTGGTAACCAAGGTATGACTTGTTCTCTACCTGTTATCAAATTCTGTGAAGAGAAAAACTTATCTCATGAAGAATTAATAAGAGGGCTTTTCTTCTCTCACATGACAACTATCCATATTAAAACAAACATAGGAAGACTTTCAGCTTACTGTGGTGCTATATGTGCAAGTGCTGGAGTATCTGGAGCTATCTCTTTCTTATCTGGATTATCTCTTCCACAAATAAAATATGCTATTGAAACTACACTTGGAACTCTATCTGGAGTAATCTGTGACGGAGCTAAAAGTTCTTGTGCTACTAAAATTGCATCAGGAATAAGTGCAGCGTTTGATGGATACTATGCAGCATCTAAAAATAGAAAATTTGAATTTGGTGAAGGAATTGTTGGTAGAGATGTAGAATCAACTATCAAAAATGTAGGAACATTGGGGCAAGATGGAATGAAAGTAACTGATGAAGTTATTTTAGATATTATGGTTAAAAACGTTTAA
- a CDS encoding dicarboxylate/amino acid:cation symporter, giving the protein MAKIKDSLIIKLILGVVVGLIIGLYCNENVIGVIQSIKFVLGQVINFTVPLIILGFIAPAITKMKSNASKMLGTMLFLAYVSSVGAAFFSMIAGYTLIPKLHIQSAVEGLKVLPKLIFKVEIPPVFSVMSALVLALFLGLAIVWTKSKQFEALLDEFNTIMLKIVYAIIIPILPFFIASTFATLAYEGGITKQLPVFLKVVIIVLIGHYIWLALLYSIGGAISGKNPLKLLKCYGPAYLTAVGTMSSAASLPVALSCAKKSGVLHEDIVDFAIPLGSTVHLCGSVLTEVFFVMTVSQILYGELPAVGTMVLFIILLGVFAIGAPGVPGGTVMASLGIIISVLGFDDSGVALMLTIFALQDSFGTACNVTGDGALALILNGIFDKELAQQKKA; this is encoded by the coding sequence ATGGCTAAAATTAAAGACAGCTTAATTATTAAGCTTATACTAGGGGTTGTAGTAGGTCTTATAATAGGACTATACTGCAATGAAAATGTTATTGGAGTAATCCAATCTATCAAATTTGTGTTGGGACAAGTAATTAACTTTACTGTACCACTTATTATCTTAGGATTTATCGCTCCTGCGATTACAAAGATGAAATCTAACGCAAGTAAGATGTTAGGAACTATGCTATTCTTAGCTTATGTATCATCTGTTGGAGCGGCATTCTTCTCAATGATTGCTGGATATACTTTAATACCAAAACTACATATTCAATCTGCAGTTGAAGGTTTAAAAGTTCTTCCAAAATTGATATTTAAAGTTGAGATACCACCAGTATTCTCTGTAATGTCAGCATTGGTACTAGCTCTATTCTTAGGACTTGCTATTGTTTGGACAAAATCAAAACAATTTGAAGCTCTACTTGATGAGTTTAACACTATTATGTTAAAAATAGTTTATGCAATTATTATACCAATACTTCCATTTTTCATAGCTTCTACATTTGCTACACTTGCTTATGAAGGTGGAATTACAAAACAACTTCCAGTATTCTTAAAAGTTGTAATCATCGTTTTAATTGGACACTATATCTGGCTTGCACTTCTATACTCAATAGGTGGAGCAATATCTGGTAAAAACCCTTTAAAACTTTTAAAATGCTATGGACCAGCTTACTTAACTGCTGTAGGAACAATGTCATCAGCTGCTTCTCTACCAGTTGCATTAAGCTGTGCTAAAAAATCTGGAGTGTTACATGAAGATATCGTTGACTTTGCTATTCCATTAGGATCAACTGTTCACCTATGTGGATCAGTTTTAACTGAAGTATTCTTCGTTATGACAGTATCTCAAATCCTTTATGGAGAACTTCCAGCTGTAGGAACAATGGTATTATTTATCATCCTACTTGGAGTATTTGCAATAGGAGCACCTGGAGTACCAGGAGGAACTGTTATGGCATCTCTTGGAATCATCATCAGCGTACTTGGATTTGATGACAGTGGAGTTGCTTTAATGCTTACTATATTTGCTCTTCAAGATAGTTTCGGAACTGCTTGTAACGTAACTGGAGACGGAGCATTAGCACTTATCTTAAATGGTATTTTTGATAAAGAGTTAGCTCAACAAAAGAAAGCTTAA